The genomic window ATGTTGAAGGCGTCCATGAACTTATAGGCCGCGCTATACCAGCCTACCGCCATCGGCCCTTTCAACGCCTGCAGCATCGGCACATCCACCTTGAAGAACAGCGTGGCCAGCAGATGGTTCAGCATCAGCGGAAAGGATTCGCGCAGGATGGCCGATGATTGCTGCGCAGCGGCCGGCCACGACGGCGCACCGGCCGGCCACAACCGCAAATGCAACATCCGCCCGGCCAGGAAGAGCAGGAGCGCCAGCGTGATGACGTTAACGATGACGGAGGTGATCCCCAACCCCACCACGCCCCAGCCGAGCAACAACAACGTTGCGCCGATCACGGCCTTCAGCAGCGCGCTGACGATGGTGAGCGCAGCAGGCGTCTCGGCCTTCTCGTAGGCGAAGAACACGGCGCTCAGGCCGGTGGATAGGCTGCCGGGAAGCTGGCTCAGCGCGAGCAGGAGGATGGCGATCTCAGCCTCCGGGGCGAGGTTGAACGCCGCCCGCCAGATCAGCACGAGCAGCAGGACCAGCGGCGCAATCCCCAGCGCCAGCACCATGCGCAGCCGGCTGGTTTGCCACAGATAGGCCTGCGCATGAGCGGGATGGCGCGCGACTTCACGGGTGAGGAAGGTGTTCAGGCCGAAGTTCATCACGATCTCGAACCAGCCCACGATCACCACGGCGAAGTAGAAATTGCCGGCGCCCTCCGGCCCAAGCACGCGCAGCATCAGCAGCGCAAAGGCGAAGTCAATCAGCCGCGCGGCAATGTTGAGGCCGGTCAGGATCAGGCTGTTGCGCGCGATCAGGCGCACGCCGGATTGCGCGCGCGCCTCGCGCACCGCGTTGCGCCAGACATACACGCCGCCCAGGAACAGCATCGCCACCAGCGCGATGAACGTGGCGAACGCGCCGATGCGGAACGAGTCGGGCGAATAGCGGAAGCGCACGGTGAAGGCCTGTGGAGCATCGGGAGTGGGAAGCGCGCTGCTGTCGCCCGGCCCCGCGATCCCCAGCAACACGCCGCGGAAGTTGCCGTTGACCTTGAATATGGGTACTTCACGCTCGGCGCCATCCGGCGCGCCCAGTGGCCGGACGAAGGCGCGCCAGCCGGGGAAGTAGCTGTCGGCCAGGATCAACCAGCTCGGCCCAGCGACCTGCGCATCTACCCAAACCTCATTGCGGCGATATACCGTGACGCTGGCCGGTGAAAAGCGCGCCGGCAAGACGTTCGCAGGGGGCAGCAGCGCATCGGCCGACGCGGTTGACTGCACCGCGCGGAGCGCGTCAGGTTCCACCAAGACGAACCTGCGCGGGTCGTAGCGCCGGATAGCCTGGGCGAAGTCGTCGGCAGCGACGGTGGCGCTGACCGGCAGGGTGAACGCGCGCGGCATCGTCCGCTCGTTCTGGTAGATGCGCGTTGCGCCATCGTCATAGAAGCGCGAGAAGCCGGGCGCCGTGATCTCCTCTTCCGTCACTACATACTTCACGCCCAGCAGGTCAAGCAGCGGCGACTCCAGGCTCTGCGCATTCTTGATCGGCGCGATGCGGTTGTAGAGCAGCTCGACCTGCGGCTCGATGGCCTGCATGAAATCGGTGTACTGTTTGGGGATGATCGAGTCGTAGCCGCGGATGTCCTGAAGGTCGAACAGCCAGGCCGAATTCGCGTTCAGCGGTTTGCCGGCGCGTGGCTCGTAGGCCGTCAGCCGCCAGAGCGATGTGTCGGCCTGGAGCGCCTGAATCGCTGGCGGCGTAAATCGCAACAGTTTGGGGTCCACCGCCGGGTTGAAGCCGGCCCAGGCCCAGTTCAAGTCGGCTGCCAGCAACGCGATGGCGAGCGCCGGCGCCGCACGCGCCAGCTTCGCGCCCACGCCAGCGCCCTCGGCCGGCTGCGCGTGATGCCTGAGCAACAACCACCACACCGCGCCGGCCGCGATGAGCAACAGCCCCAGGCGCACAACGTTGAATGCTTGGTAGCTAAAGAACATCTCGGCGCTGGTGAACCCCTGCCGCGCAGCCGAATTTTGCACGATGCCCTCGAAGAACGGCCGGAAGACCGGCCAGGCCAGCCGCACGACCACCACCGATGCAATCGCCAGCGCGCCCAACGCGGCTGCAATCCCGCTCGCGATCCAGTGCGCCCGCGCGATTGGATTTTGGCGGGTTGGCGTGAGCTTGGGGCGATACGCGCCGACGACCGGCGTGCTCTTCGGCTCGGTCGCCAACAGGTCGAGGCCGGCGCCGGCCAACGCGGCCAGCGACAAGGTGAGCGGGAAGATCCAACGGAAGGGCGAGTGCAACTGATTGAAGCCCGGCACGCCGAAGAACAGGATGGCGTAGGCCGGCGTGCCGAAGATGAACAACAGCGAGAGCGCGCCGAGCGCGACGAAGAACCAGGTCGGGAACTTCGATTGTCGGCCGGCAGTCGCACGACGGCCCGACGAGGCGCGGATGCGGCCGGCGACGGCCACGCCGGCGAGGATGAGCGTGATTAAGCCCACGTAGGCTGCACCTTCAACGTAGTTCTTGACGCCCCAAGCCGTGTTGCCGCTGGGCGTGTTCACCGCCTGCCGGCTGAAGGTGAACAGGTCGTCGTAGGTGTGGTGCGCCGGATTGCCAAAAAAGTCCGGCCCCAACCACTGCACGACATACCGCCACGGGAAGGCGTAGCTCATCACCTCCTGCAGCGAGGCGCTGCCCTGGCGGAAGTTGCGCGTCACCAACTCCAGCAACGGGATCAACTGCACCGCGCCGATGAGGAGGCCGGCGACGCCCATCGCGACCAGCCATGCCAGCCGGCCGGCCAGATACGGCCCGTCCACGCGCAGGTTGCTAAAGCCGATGACCGTGCTCACGCGCCATAGACAGAACAGCGCCGTCACGATGAGCGTGTAGGCCAGGATTTCGACGTGGCCGGCCAGGACGACCATGGCCAAGGCCAGCGCGCCGATCACCACCCAGGGCATGGACGACGGCCGATTGCCCAGCCCAGGCGACTGCCGGATCACGCGCTCGCACATGGCCAAAATCAGCGGCAACCACGCTGCACCGGCGATGATCATCTGGAAGACCACCGAGACCACGAAGAAGCCGCTCAACTGGTAGGCCACGCCGGCAAAGAGCGCGCCGTAGTGCCGGATGCCAAGCGTTTGCATGAAGATAAAGGCGAACACGCCGGCCAGCCCAAGTTGCAGCACGGTGAACCAACCATAGGCCTTCTCCAGCGGCAGCACGTAGTACAGCAGGCTGAACGGATACATCGCCGAGTGCTGGCCCGCCGCCAAGAACGGCACGCCGGCGAAGAGGTAGGGGTTCCACAGCGGCAACTCACCTTCGGCCAGCGACTTGATGATGAAGCGCTTCCAGGGATAGTTCTCCAGGATCAAATCGGAGAGCAGCTCATTCTGGGGGATGCCGACGCCGAGCGACGCCGCCGCAGATTTGAACGGTTGCCAGGCGAACAAATTGTCGGCAGGGAGCAATGTGTAGCCGCCGATGGTCACCGGGAAGAACAGCGCCATCGGCAGCAGCATGAGCAGGGCGATGCACACCGCCGTGGCGGCCTGCGGCCGCTTCAGCCTTGACAGCAACGATTGCATAGCCTGAAATGTTACCCTACCGCGACCTCACCGCGTTGTGCGGTGCGCCGGCCCAAAGCTTCTGTAGTGTGAGGGGCGAGGCCGGCGAACCTCGGCGCGCTGGCCGAAGTTCGAAGCGCTATCTCGTCCTGCGCTTTCGGGGCGAGCATTCATGTTCGCGCCGGCGGCAACCGCTGAACGCTATGGGCGACGACCGTTTGCCCTGGCAGAACAATGGTCGAGTCGTGGTGAGCGGCGACCTTGGCGGCTCTTGGAGCGTCACGGATACGCCTGGGAGGATGCATCCGGGGTGCGCCTTTTACATGTTGCGGGGGTGAGGCAAGCGCGCAGGCGCGCGCGCCCGACGGGGGCAAAGCGTTGTATGGTGTGGATGAGCGCATCGTCAGGCCGTTGGCGCCGGCAGCGCGGGGCGCTGTGGGAGCATGTGCCGGATCGAGGTCGGGCGGGGGCGCCGGCGACGAAACAATCGTGTTGAGCGGATGATTGGGCGACTTCGGCAGCGCCGGGTGGGGATGCACGGGGTAAGCGCGTGGCGGGACCGGCGCGAGCGATGAGGTCATCGTGAGTGCAACCGGCCGAGATGCCGCCTCGTGCTATCAGGGAGGCGTTTGTTCACATTCGCGCCAAAGAGACAGTGAAAGAGACAGTACGCCTGTCCAAGTTGCTTGACGTTAAGTTTCAAAACGTGGTATCATCTTCATCGTTACGTTAGCACTCTATGTCTATGACTGCTAATCTAAACACCATAACTACGCAAGAGCTGACCCCGCGACAGCAGAAGATACTTGGGCTGGTGGTGAGGACCTACATCAACACGGTGACGCCGGTCAGCTCCAAGGCGGTCTTTGAGGCAAGCGACCTGGGCGTGTCCAGCGCGACCATCCGCAACGAGATGGCCGTGCTGGAAGAGTTGGGCTACCTGACCCATCCACACACTTCGGCGGGTCGCGTGCCCACCGACAAGGGTTACCGCTACTTCGTCGAGCGACTGATCGGCGATGTGGAGCTGCCCCAAGCCGAGCAAAACATGATTCGCCACCAATTCCACCAGGCCAAGCTAGAGATGAGCCAGTGGATGCAGTTGGCTGCAGCGATCTTAGCCCGCTCCGCGCGCAGCGCCGCGCTCGTGACGGCGCCCAGGATTGAGCAGCCGCGCCTGCGACACCTGGAGTTAATCTCGACGCAATCCCAGCTCGTCCTTCTTATAGTGGTGTTTCAGGGCGGCACCGTGCGCCAGCGCTATCTCACGCTCAAGGAGCCTATGGACCAGGCATCCCTCAGCCAGGTCGCGGCGAAGTTCAACGCGCTTGGGCATGAGCTGGATGTGGCTTCGTTGCGCGCGAAGATCGCCGATCCGACCGACTTCGAAGTATCCGTGCTCGACCTGCTGACGGAGTTGACCGCCGGCGGCGAAGTAGCGACTAACGAGGTGTATCGCGACGGGTTGACCGAAGTGCTGCAAGAGCCAGAGTTCAACAAGCGCGGCGACGCCAACGCGCTGGTCAATGCCTTCGAGCAACCCACCTTCCTGAACGAAGTCAGCACCTCGCCGGTCGGCACGGTGCAGGTGGTCATTGGCGGTGAGGGGCGCTGGCGTGAACTCAGCGCGTGTAGCATGGTGATCGCGCGCTATGGCGTGGAAGGGTTTGCCACCGGCGCGCTCGGTGTGCTCGGCCCAACCCGCATGCCCTATGGGCGCGCCATCGGCACGGTGCGCTACGTCGCCGACTTGATGAGCGACTTGGTAAGCGACCTATACGCAGACTGAAGAGGAATACGCACGGCAGATTGCGCAAAGCGCAACAACGCGACACGCGACACACAACTGGCGATCCGCGCACTGCCGTATCAGCTTGCATTAAGCGTGCACGACTATTCTTGGTCGGGCGTGATTGACCGGCCGTTCACTATGGAGTGGTGGAGATGATGACGGAGACAACTGCGCAAGATCAGACCACGACGACGGATGCACCTACCAACCCCGCGGAAGGGGTTACCGAAGCGGAAGCAACGGCGCCCGGCGCCGAGGCCGACCCGATCGCGGCTTTGCAAAAGGCCCTGCAAGAGGCGCAAGCAAAGGCCGACGAATATCTTGATGGCTGGCAACGCGCCCGCGCCGAGTTCGCCAACTACAAGAAGCGCCAAGAGCAGCAAAACGCCGATCTACGCGCCTTCGCCACGTTAGACCTGATTCGCAAGTTGCTGCCCATCCAGGATGACTTCGAGCGCGCCGCCAAGACGCTCCCCGAAGGCATCGCACACATGACTTGGATCGAAGGCGTGATGCTCATCCAGCGCAAACTCAAGTTGATCCTGGAGAGCGAGGGCGTCAAGGAGATCGAAGTGCGCAAGAACGACCCGTTCGATCCCACGTTGCACGAGGCCATCAGTCACGACGAAGCCGAAGGCGTGGAGAGCGGGCACATCATCGAGGAGTTGCAAAAAGGCTACAAGATCGGCGACCGCGTGATCCGGCCGACCCTGGTCAGAGTGGCGAAGTAGACTTGCAGCGAACATCTCCCTGCTTTTCGTCTTCCATCAGGAACGCGCAGGCCCCCGAACGAAGGAC from Candidatus Roseilinea sp. includes these protein-coding regions:
- the hrcA gene encoding heat-inducible transcription repressor HrcA — its product is MTANLNTITTQELTPRQQKILGLVVRTYINTVTPVSSKAVFEASDLGVSSATIRNEMAVLEELGYLTHPHTSAGRVPTDKGYRYFVERLIGDVELPQAEQNMIRHQFHQAKLEMSQWMQLAAAILARSARSAALVTAPRIEQPRLRHLELISTQSQLVLLIVVFQGGTVRQRYLTLKEPMDQASLSQVAAKFNALGHELDVASLRAKIADPTDFEVSVLDLLTELTAGGEVATNEVYRDGLTEVLQEPEFNKRGDANALVNAFEQPTFLNEVSTSPVGTVQVVIGGEGRWRELSACSMVIARYGVEGFATGALGVLGPTRMPYGRAIGTVRYVADLMSDLVSDLYAD
- the grpE gene encoding protein GrpE; protein product: MMTETTAQDQTTTTDAPTNPAEGVTEAEATAPGAEADPIAALQKALQEAQAKADEYLDGWQRARAEFANYKKRQEQQNADLRAFATLDLIRKLLPIQDDFERAAKTLPEGIAHMTWIEGVMLIQRKLKLILESEGVKEIEVRKNDPFDPTLHEAISHDEAEGVESGHIIEELQKGYKIGDRVIRPTLVRVAK